The following proteins are co-located in the Bacteroidia bacterium genome:
- a CDS encoding MBL fold metallo-hydrolase: MYIQQLYTGCLSEAAYYIESNGEAAIIDPLRETQPYTELAHQRNAKIKYVFETHFHADFVSGHIDLAAKTGAKIIFGPDAETAYKVIIAKDNEVFTIGKIKIKVLHTPGHTLESACYLLLDENDRPHAVFSGDTLFVGDVGRPDLSQKSEITQSDLAGMMYESLKKLKNLPDNVILYPAHGAGSACGKNIGKETFSTIGTQKKVNYALQEMPKEAFIKAITEGLTPPPNYFFMDAKINMNGYENIDTVLTKNTQALSVIEFENHIANGAQILDVRAADVFESGFIKNAVNIGLNGQYAPWVGALIDPNISIVLVADEGKEKEAVLRLARVGYENVKGYLNGGILAWGKAKKPLEKINSVDAETFVKTLQEKNNFQIIDVRNAGECETGIVENAITIPLAELSQKIHTLKKKQAYCIYCAGGYRSMMASSILQKSGFENITNVRGGMSKIKLSGIALVQPVV, encoded by the coding sequence ATGTACATCCAACAACTTTATACTGGCTGCCTTTCAGAAGCCGCTTATTATATCGAGTCAAACGGCGAAGCAGCCATTATTGATCCGCTTCGAGAGACTCAGCCTTATACGGAATTAGCCCATCAGCGCAACGCCAAAATAAAATATGTTTTTGAAACGCATTTTCATGCAGATTTTGTTTCGGGGCATATTGATTTAGCCGCAAAAACAGGCGCAAAAATAATTTTCGGTCCCGATGCTGAAACAGCCTATAAAGTAATTATAGCAAAGGATAACGAAGTTTTTACAATTGGAAAAATAAAAATAAAAGTGTTGCATACACCTGGTCATACTTTGGAATCTGCGTGTTATTTGTTATTGGACGAGAATGATAGACCACATGCCGTTTTTAGCGGAGATACATTGTTTGTGGGCGATGTAGGCCGTCCAGATTTGTCTCAGAAAAGTGAAATTACGCAAAGCGATTTAGCCGGAATGATGTACGAATCGCTCAAAAAATTAAAAAATTTACCAGACAACGTTATCTTATATCCAGCTCATGGCGCTGGTTCTGCTTGTGGAAAAAATATTGGCAAAGAAACTTTTTCAACTATCGGTACACAGAAAAAAGTAAATTATGCTTTGCAAGAAATGCCTAAAGAAGCCTTTATTAAAGCAATTACCGAAGGGCTTACGCCTCCTCCGAATTATTTTTTTATGGATGCGAAAATTAATATGAATGGATATGAAAATATTGATACAGTGCTGACTAAAAATACACAAGCACTTTCAGTTATTGAATTTGAAAATCACATTGCAAATGGCGCACAAATTTTAGATGTTCGAGCTGCTGATGTATTTGAAAGCGGATTTATTAAAAATGCCGTCAACATTGGCTTAAACGGACAGTATGCCCCTTGGGTAGGCGCCTTGATTGACCCAAATATCTCCATTGTTTTAGTGGCAGATGAAGGCAAGGAAAAAGAAGCTGTTTTGCGATTGGCGAGAGTGGGTTATGAAAATGTAAAGGGCTATTTAAACGGTGGAATCTTGGCTTGGGGAAAAGCAAAAAAGCCGCTCGAAAAAATTAATTCAGTGGATGCTGAAACGTTTGTAAAAACGCTTCAAGAAAAAAATAATTTTCAAATTATAGATGTGCGAAATGCCGGCGAATGTGAAACAGGAATTGTCGAAAATGCTATCACCATTCCGCTTGCAGAGCTTTCTCAAAAAATCCACACCTTAAAAAAGAAGCAAGCATATTGTATTTATTGCGCTGGAGGTTACCGTTCTATGATGGCAAGTTCCATACTTCAAAAAAGTGGGTTTGAAAATATCACGAATGTGCGTGGAGGAATGTCGAAAATAAAATTATCAGGGATTGCACTTGTACAGCCTGTTGTTTAA
- the ahcY gene encoding adenosylhomocysteinase, with translation MANTAVEKYVKFKVKDLSLAEWGRKEIQLAEAEMPGLMALRAEYGKQKPLKGAYIAGCLHMTIQTAVLIETLTALGAEVTWSSCNIFSTQDHAAAAIAAAGISVYAWKGMNAEEFDWCIEQTLFFGEERKPLNMILDDGGDLTNMVFDRFPELVKNIKGLSEETTTGVHRLYERMKNGTLPIPAINVNDSVTKSKFDNKYGCRESLVDAIRRATDLMLAGKVAVVAGFGDVGKGSAESLSSCGVRVIVTEIDPICALQAAMEGYEVKKMDDAVKEADIIVTATGNCNIIVDRHFKSMKHNAVVCNIGHFDNEIDMAWLNGNHGKSKVEIKPQVDKYTVNGKDIIVLAEGRLVNLGCATGHPSFVMSNSFTNQTLAQLELWMHTKNYENKVYTLPKKLDEKVANLHLAKVGAVLETLDAEQAKYIGVSVDGPFKPDYYRY, from the coding sequence ATGGCAAATACAGCAGTAGAAAAATACGTGAAATTTAAAGTAAAAGATCTTTCATTAGCCGAATGGGGCAGAAAAGAAATTCAATTGGCAGAAGCTGAGATGCCAGGTTTAATGGCACTTCGCGCAGAATACGGAAAACAAAAACCGTTGAAAGGTGCGTACATTGCAGGTTGTTTACACATGACAATTCAAACGGCAGTTTTGATTGAAACGTTAACAGCATTAGGCGCCGAAGTAACGTGGTCATCTTGCAATATTTTTTCTACACAAGATCATGCAGCCGCAGCAATAGCAGCAGCAGGAATTTCGGTATATGCATGGAAAGGAATGAACGCAGAGGAGTTTGATTGGTGCATCGAACAAACGTTATTTTTCGGAGAAGAAAGAAAACCACTTAACATGATTTTGGACGATGGCGGAGATCTTACCAATATGGTTTTTGATAGATTTCCTGAATTGGTAAAAAACATCAAAGGATTGTCGGAAGAAACGACGACAGGCGTGCATCGTTTGTACGAGCGCATGAAAAACGGTACGTTACCGATTCCTGCCATCAATGTAAATGATTCAGTTACGAAATCTAAATTCGATAATAAATACGGATGTCGTGAATCTTTAGTAGATGCCATTCGCAGAGCGACAGATTTAATGCTTGCTGGAAAAGTGGCGGTGGTAGCAGGTTTCGGAGATGTTGGAAAAGGTTCAGCAGAATCTTTGAGCAGCTGTGGTGTACGCGTAATTGTTACGGAAATTGATCCGATTTGCGCATTACAAGCTGCTATGGAAGGTTACGAAGTGAAAAAAATGGACGATGCTGTGAAAGAAGCTGACATTATTGTTACTGCTACCGGAAATTGCAACATCATTGTAGATCGTCATTTCAAAAGTATGAAACACAACGCTGTGGTTTGTAACATCGGGCATTTCGACAATGAAATTGACATGGCTTGGTTAAACGGAAATCATGGAAAATCAAAAGTGGAAATTAAACCGCAAGTAGATAAATATACCGTAAACGGAAAAGATATTATTGTGTTGGCAGAAGGTCGTTTGGTAAATTTAGGTTGTGCTACGGGACATCCTTCTTTTGTGATGTCAAATTCTTTTACCAATCAAACATTGGCGCAATTGGAATTGTGGATGCACACCAAAAACTACGAAAACAAAGTATATACGCTTCCCAAAAAATTGGATGAAAAAGTAGCGAATTTACATTTGGCAAAAGTAGGTGCGGTGTTAGAAACACTCGACGCAGAACAAGCGAAATACATTGGTGTTTCAGTAGATGGTCCGTTTAAACCGGATTATTACAGATACTAA
- a CDS encoding DUF3078 domain-containing protein: protein MDMKKIILSLAIAMFYCVSANAQTPVDSTKAWHTGGFISINFSQVSFTNWAAGGQNSIAGSGIISLFAHYKKDKTTWDNSLDVAYGMLQQGTAKLLKSDDRIELNSKYGHYAFKHWYYSALLNFQTQMAPGFNYPNDSTVISKFLAPAYLVASLGMDYKPCDYFSLFLGPLTGRVVVVNDQTLADQGAYGVDKAIYNTTTGALITHGKLTEEEFGGYLRAVFKKDIFTNVNLQSKLELFSNYLKNPQNIVVNWENLLMLKVNKYIVANVSTQLIYDDNINIPQYNSAGVVTGSGPRVQFKEVLGVGLSYKFQH, encoded by the coding sequence ATGGATATGAAAAAAATTATTTTATCGCTTGCGATAGCAATGTTTTATTGCGTAAGTGCAAATGCTCAAACGCCTGTAGATTCGACAAAAGCATGGCATACTGGTGGATTTATTTCGATTAATTTTTCACAAGTTTCCTTTACCAATTGGGCGGCTGGTGGTCAAAATTCTATCGCAGGAAGCGGAATAATAAGCCTTTTCGCACATTATAAAAAAGATAAAACCACTTGGGATAATTCCTTGGACGTGGCGTACGGAATGTTGCAACAAGGTACTGCGAAATTATTGAAAAGTGATGACCGTATCGAGTTAAACTCGAAATATGGTCATTATGCCTTTAAACATTGGTATTATTCGGCTTTGTTGAATTTTCAAACACAAATGGCTCCAGGATTTAATTATCCGAATGATTCCACCGTAATTTCTAAATTTTTAGCTCCGGCTTATTTGGTAGCTTCTCTTGGTATGGATTACAAACCGTGTGATTACTTCTCTTTATTTTTAGGTCCTTTAACAGGAAGAGTTGTTGTTGTAAACGATCAGACACTTGCCGATCAAGGTGCTTATGGTGTAGATAAAGCAATCTACAATACCACTACTGGTGCTTTAATTACGCATGGGAAACTAACGGAAGAGGAATTTGGAGGATATCTCAGAGCCGTTTTCAAAAAAGATATTTTCACGAATGTGAATTTGCAATCCAAATTGGAATTATTTAGTAATTACTTGAAAAACCCGCAAAATATCGTTGTAAACTGGGAAAATTTGTTGATGCTAAAAGTAAATAAATATATTGTTGCGAATGTTTCCACACAATTAATTTACGATGACAATATTAATATTCCACAATACAACAGCGCCGGTGTTGTAACAGGTTCCGGTCCGAGGGTGCAATTTAAAGAAGTGCTTGGCGTAGGGTTGTCCTACAAGTTCCAACATTAA